A single Micromonospora sp. CCTCC AA 2012012 DNA region contains:
- a CDS encoding serine hydrolase domain-containing protein yields MSVAVSTDPDRIGFDPARLARIDEHFGAYVDDGRLAGWQIVVTRRGEIAHSATYGLRDREAGTPVESDTLWRIYSMTKPVTSVAAMMLWEEGRFELNDPISRWLPEFADVRVYDKGSVLKPYTVPAVEPIRVWHLLTHTAGLTYGFAQTSVVDGLYRKAGFDLGVPAGADLAEATRGMAQLPLLFQPGTSWNYGVATDVLGRLVEVVSGQRLDTFFAERILRPLGMTDTSWWVDEPDGKRLAALYTPHPATGQAVRLDAVGRFALTEPECLSGGGGLVSTAADYHRFTQCLLRGGELDGVRLLGPRTVRFMTRNHLPGGRDLASFHPEGFAETVLDGIGFGLGFAVVQDPVPARVPSSVGEFYWGGMASTAFWVDPVEEVTALLFTQLMPSSTYPLRSQLRQLVYSALVD; encoded by the coding sequence GTGAGCGTGGCAGTGAGCACCGACCCGGACCGCATCGGCTTCGACCCCGCCCGGCTGGCGCGGATCGACGAGCACTTCGGCGCGTACGTCGACGACGGCCGGCTCGCCGGCTGGCAGATCGTCGTCACCCGCCGGGGCGAGATCGCCCACTCGGCCACCTACGGCCTGCGGGACCGGGAGGCCGGCACCCCCGTCGAGTCGGACACCCTGTGGCGGATCTACTCGATGACCAAGCCGGTCACCTCGGTCGCGGCGATGATGCTCTGGGAGGAGGGCCGGTTCGAGCTGAACGACCCGATCAGCCGCTGGCTGCCCGAGTTCGCCGACGTCCGGGTGTACGACAAGGGTTCGGTGCTCAAGCCGTACACGGTGCCGGCGGTCGAGCCGATCCGGGTCTGGCACCTGCTCACCCACACCGCCGGCCTGACGTACGGCTTCGCCCAGACCTCGGTGGTCGACGGCCTGTACCGCAAGGCGGGCTTCGACCTGGGTGTGCCGGCGGGCGCGGACCTGGCCGAGGCGACCCGGGGCATGGCCCAACTGCCGCTGCTCTTCCAGCCGGGCACGAGCTGGAACTACGGCGTCGCCACCGACGTGCTGGGCCGGCTGGTCGAGGTGGTCTCCGGGCAGCGCCTGGACACCTTCTTCGCCGAGCGGATCCTCCGGCCGCTCGGCATGACCGACACCAGCTGGTGGGTCGACGAGCCGGACGGGAAGCGCCTCGCCGCCCTCTACACGCCGCACCCGGCGACCGGGCAGGCGGTCCGCCTCGACGCGGTGGGCCGCTTCGCGCTCACCGAGCCGGAATGTCTCTCCGGCGGCGGCGGGCTGGTCTCCACGGCCGCCGACTACCACCGGTTCACCCAGTGCCTGCTGCGCGGCGGCGAACTGGACGGCGTACGCCTGCTGGGGCCGCGCACGGTGCGCTTCATGACCCGCAACCACCTGCCCGGCGGGCGTGACCTGGCGTCGTTCCACCCGGAGGGCTTCGCCGAGACGGTCCTCGACGGGATCGGCTTCGGCCTCGGCTTCGCGGTCGTGCAGGACCCGGTGCCGGCCCGGGTGCCGAGCAGCGTCGGCGAGTTCTACTGGGGTGGCATGGCCAGCACCGCCTTCTGGGTGGACCCGGTGGAGGAGGTCACCGCCCTGCTGTTCACCCAGCTCATGCCGTCGAGCACCTATCCGCTGCGGTCACAGCTGCGTCAGCTCGTCTATTCGGCGCTGGTCGACTGA
- a CDS encoding PPOX class F420-dependent oxidoreductase: MARSIASNTRVDRAALIEFLRPRHRVVLMTTRADGRPQSSPVSCGVDGEGRLVISTYPERAKVTNIRRDPRVSACVLSDDWNGPWVQVDGTAEVLDLPEALEPLVEYFRSISGEHPDWDEYRAAMVKQGKSLIRVTVDAWGPIATGGFPARLAD, translated from the coding sequence ATGGCACGCAGCATCGCGAGCAACACCCGGGTCGACCGGGCCGCCCTGATCGAGTTCCTCCGTCCCCGGCACCGGGTGGTGCTGATGACCACCCGCGCCGACGGCCGGCCGCAGTCCTCGCCGGTCTCCTGCGGGGTGGACGGCGAGGGCCGGCTGGTGATCTCCACCTATCCGGAGCGGGCGAAGGTCACCAACATCCGGCGCGACCCGCGGGTCTCGGCCTGCGTGCTCTCCGACGACTGGAACGGGCCGTGGGTGCAGGTCGACGGCACCGCCGAGGTGCTCGACCTGCCCGAGGCGCTGGAGCCGCTGGTGGAGTACTTCCGCAGCATCTCCGGCGAGCACCCCGACTGGGACGAGTACCGCGCGGCGATGGTGAAGCAGGGCAAGTCCCTGATCCGGGTCACCGTCGACGCCTGGGGGCCGATCGCCACCGGCGGCTTCCCGGCCCGGCTGGCCGACTGA
- a CDS encoding pentapeptide repeat-containing protein, whose translation MPEPTEDVTYRHQDWYAEELADRHFVRCEFFHVDLTEAVSRGAVFTECVFGNVAFNASRHTDSAFTRCTFKRCNFFEAEFTGCKLVGSSFDQCDLRPLRIDGGDWSFVALPGADLRGVRVTDVRMREADLTGANLTDATVTGVDLSGAQLDGLRLTAADLRGSDLTALDPTAVQRAGAIIDAEQAIVLAQALGFEIR comes from the coding sequence ATGCCGGAGCCGACCGAGGACGTCACCTACCGCCACCAGGACTGGTACGCCGAAGAGCTGGCCGACCGGCACTTCGTACGCTGCGAGTTCTTCCACGTCGACCTCACCGAGGCGGTCAGCCGGGGCGCCGTCTTCACCGAGTGCGTCTTCGGCAACGTCGCCTTCAACGCGTCCCGGCACACCGACTCGGCCTTCACCCGCTGCACGTTCAAGCGGTGCAACTTCTTCGAGGCCGAGTTCACCGGCTGCAAGCTGGTGGGCAGCAGCTTCGACCAGTGCGACCTGCGGCCGCTGCGGATCGACGGCGGGGACTGGTCCTTCGTCGCGCTGCCCGGGGCGGATCTGCGCGGGGTGCGGGTCACCGACGTCCGGATGCGGGAGGCCGACCTGACCGGGGCGAACCTCACCGACGCCACGGTCACCGGGGTCGACCTGTCCGGCGCGCAGCTCGACGGCCTGCGGCTGACCGCGGCCGACCTGCGCGGCAGCGACCTCACCGCGCTCGACCCGACGGCGGTGCAGCGGGCCGGGGCGATCATCGACGCCGAGCAGGCGATCGTGCTGGCCCAGGCGTTGGGCTTCGAGATCCGCTGA
- a CDS encoding tetratricopeptide repeat protein, with protein MLDRKLRRAACTFDRPLSWDVRNPHRVTRTSRTAPSQLPVPHPGPSLGLALLSTALLLVALGAFGRMSGRPAGEAPSSWWDRVWLVIQLVLHGLAKTVFGGPRPERWAQLGVLILVGCTFFTWRRWRQDWYVYLPGPVNVRTFDDAAGTDQGRSVYLRSRFCRQLAETSVYPPYSGPADPPPDGFFDVLAKEQGDLSNAPSFLPRVLAALWPRQAYQISGTLQRRKVEPRYGLSVTVTSFLGRTGSATTTYWGNSWEDATCKAAYWAMAKIVPVTRLAKTPPWRKWRGRDMPAELFEAYNEAKKRHDDLKLDDALWWYREALRLDPFNLDIRLMVGSVQEDLGLFLDALQTYQGALAVGQLEAHYTGALWSRKRRRLRRPLRYTGATVRQLRRHPEWIKLRFQYARTLGYAERVMAQWLPHNPGAKLDANTPYHWESRQNRERLCAALAERYWPAVLTCTGAGTRDEAKQLVREMLRHRSSAPVVLHLAAWQEFHRLYEDLTIAAFVPGAGAGFDRRLVRLMRDVWAPLRLMRTLHDARYDSPEGSRLELPAVGCLSDWWIWWRRRKADRALGIGWPASPMLLGDAIFAAQRRWNRAARLGYLDYYHAGCLYAFALQGYPLTAGTGPSAERAPVDRAAETLTYRAVENLREALMCTESGRAGRLTVQSDTQAGTASRLRTWIATSDPDLARLRNRAEFRFFQQDAYQPMKPVPLRPEDVSEVRVVAYAKNLLCEGARLLERHWHRQRLRRRQPRYLHDLVLWLRLDDRTWEVVERIALDGARYWADRAEFSRLVTRTVALQRTTGHHFPPPVPVYDDLRLDEVERLTDDQIQLPWVVDDAVARQVERIDRCLARLLQLARAAKATAHRSDQLLRQLDVDDVDLSSEDYTWICMARAALWQEVIELLDDTDLVVDATAPEDEQTEP; from the coding sequence ATGTTGGACCGGAAGCTACGGCGGGCGGCGTGCACGTTCGACCGGCCGCTGTCGTGGGACGTACGCAACCCGCACCGGGTCACCCGGACGTCACGGACGGCCCCTTCGCAACTGCCGGTCCCGCACCCGGGCCCGTCACTCGGCCTGGCGCTGCTCAGCACGGCCCTCCTGCTCGTCGCGCTGGGCGCGTTCGGCCGGATGTCCGGCCGGCCCGCAGGGGAGGCGCCGTCGTCCTGGTGGGACCGGGTCTGGCTGGTGATCCAGTTGGTGCTGCACGGCCTGGCGAAGACGGTCTTCGGGGGGCCGCGCCCGGAGCGGTGGGCACAGCTCGGGGTGCTGATCCTGGTCGGCTGCACCTTCTTCACCTGGCGCCGCTGGCGGCAGGACTGGTACGTGTACCTACCGGGACCGGTCAACGTGCGGACCTTCGACGACGCCGCGGGCACGGACCAGGGACGATCGGTCTACCTGCGGAGTCGGTTCTGCCGGCAGCTCGCGGAGACCAGCGTCTACCCGCCGTACTCGGGACCGGCGGACCCACCTCCGGACGGGTTCTTCGACGTGCTCGCCAAGGAGCAGGGTGACCTCTCCAACGCCCCGTCCTTCCTGCCCCGCGTGCTGGCCGCCCTCTGGCCGAGGCAGGCGTACCAGATCAGCGGGACCCTCCAGCGCCGCAAGGTGGAACCCCGGTACGGGCTCTCCGTGACCGTCACCTCCTTCCTCGGTCGGACCGGTAGCGCCACCACGACCTACTGGGGCAACAGCTGGGAGGACGCCACCTGCAAGGCCGCCTACTGGGCGATGGCCAAGATCGTCCCGGTCACCCGACTCGCGAAGACCCCGCCCTGGCGGAAGTGGCGGGGCCGGGACATGCCGGCGGAGCTGTTCGAGGCGTACAACGAGGCGAAGAAGCGGCACGACGACCTGAAACTGGACGACGCCCTGTGGTGGTACCGCGAGGCGCTGCGGCTGGACCCGTTCAACCTCGACATCCGGCTGATGGTCGGCAGTGTCCAGGAGGACCTGGGCCTCTTCCTCGACGCGTTGCAGACCTACCAGGGCGCGCTGGCCGTCGGGCAGCTGGAGGCCCACTACACCGGCGCGCTGTGGAGCCGCAAGCGGCGCCGGCTGCGCCGTCCCCTGCGCTACACCGGCGCGACGGTCCGGCAGCTCCGGCGCCACCCGGAATGGATCAAGCTGCGCTTCCAGTACGCCCGCACCCTCGGGTACGCCGAACGGGTGATGGCCCAGTGGCTCCCGCACAACCCCGGCGCGAAGCTCGACGCCAACACCCCCTACCACTGGGAGAGCCGGCAGAACCGGGAACGCCTCTGCGCCGCGCTGGCCGAACGCTACTGGCCCGCCGTACTGACCTGCACCGGCGCCGGCACCCGGGACGAGGCCAAGCAACTGGTCCGGGAGATGCTCCGGCACCGGTCGTCCGCGCCGGTGGTGCTGCACCTGGCGGCCTGGCAGGAGTTCCATCGGCTCTACGAGGACCTGACGATCGCCGCCTTCGTACCCGGGGCCGGCGCGGGTTTCGACCGCCGGCTCGTGCGGCTCATGCGGGACGTCTGGGCCCCGCTGCGGTTGATGCGTACCCTGCACGACGCCCGGTACGACTCGCCCGAGGGGAGCCGACTCGAACTGCCGGCCGTCGGCTGCCTCAGCGACTGGTGGATCTGGTGGCGCCGCCGTAAGGCCGACCGGGCCCTCGGCATCGGCTGGCCGGCCTCGCCGATGCTGCTCGGTGACGCGATCTTCGCCGCCCAGCGCCGGTGGAACCGGGCCGCTCGCCTGGGTTACCTGGACTACTACCACGCCGGCTGCCTGTACGCCTTCGCCCTGCAGGGCTACCCGCTCACGGCTGGCACCGGCCCCTCCGCCGAGCGGGCACCCGTCGACCGTGCGGCGGAGACGTTGACCTACCGGGCCGTGGAGAACCTGCGGGAAGCGCTGATGTGCACCGAGAGCGGGCGGGCCGGCCGGCTCACCGTCCAGTCCGACACCCAGGCGGGCACCGCCTCCCGGCTACGGACCTGGATCGCCACCAGCGACCCCGACCTGGCCCGGCTGCGCAACCGCGCCGAGTTCCGGTTCTTCCAGCAGGACGCCTACCAGCCGATGAAGCCGGTGCCGCTGCGGCCGGAGGACGTCTCGGAGGTCCGGGTCGTCGCGTACGCCAAGAACCTGCTCTGCGAGGGGGCCCGCCTGCTGGAACGGCACTGGCACCGCCAACGGCTCCGCCGTCGTCAGCCGCGCTATCTGCACGACCTGGTGCTGTGGCTGCGGCTGGACGACCGCACCTGGGAGGTGGTGGAGCGGATCGCGCTCGACGGGGCGCGGTACTGGGCGGACCGGGCCGAGTTCTCCCGGCTCGTCACCCGGACGGTGGCGCTGCAACGGACCACCGGCCACCACTTCCCGCCGCCGGTGCCGGTCTACGACGACCTCCGCCTGGACGAGGTGGAGCGGCTGACCGACGACCAGATCCAGCTGCCTTGGGTGGTCGACGACGCGGTCGCCCGGCAGGTGGAGCGGATCGACCGCTGCCTGGCCAGGCTGCTCCAGCTCGCCAGGGCCGCGAAAGCCACCGCCCATCGCAGCGACCAGTTGCTGCGCCAGCTGGACGTCGATGACGTCGACCTCAGCTCGGAGGACTACACGTGGATCTGCATGGCGCGGGCCGCGCTGTGGCAGGAGGTCATCGAGCTGCTCGACGACACCGACCTCGTCGTCGACGCCACCGCCCCCGAGGACGAGCAGACCGAGCCCTGA
- a CDS encoding NAD(P)-dependent oxidoreductase, translating into MSNIVVFGAGGTAGSRITAEAVERGHRVTAAVRRPEATSYLPPGVRTVTGDATSARSVRELAEDADVFVVAIGGGERELWRDAAQTLVSTLRELPDPPRVIHVGGGATLLTPKGTPFLDEPDFPAEYRDAAEGQADALGVYRSSADGVTWTYVSPPPLEFHPGERTGHYRTGTDQPVTDAQGRSVVTYEDLAVAIVDEIESPRFPNARFTAAY; encoded by the coding sequence ATGAGCAACATCGTCGTGTTCGGCGCGGGCGGGACCGCGGGGTCGCGGATCACCGCCGAGGCGGTTGAGCGGGGGCACCGGGTCACCGCGGCGGTACGCCGTCCCGAGGCGACCAGCTATCTGCCACCGGGCGTGCGTACGGTCACCGGCGACGCGACGTCCGCCCGGAGCGTGCGGGAGCTGGCCGAGGACGCCGACGTGTTCGTGGTGGCGATCGGGGGCGGCGAGCGGGAGCTGTGGCGGGACGCGGCGCAGACGCTGGTGTCCACGCTGCGGGAGCTGCCCGACCCGCCCCGGGTGATCCACGTGGGGGGCGGTGCGACGCTGCTGACCCCGAAGGGCACCCCGTTCCTGGACGAGCCGGACTTCCCGGCGGAGTACCGGGACGCGGCCGAGGGTCAGGCCGACGCGCTGGGCGTCTACCGGTCCTCGGCCGACGGGGTGACCTGGACGTACGTCTCGCCGCCGCCGCTGGAGTTCCACCCGGGCGAGCGCACCGGCCACTACCGCACCGGCACCGACCAGCCGGTGACCGACGCGCAGGGCCGGTCGGTGGTGACCTACGAGGACCTGGCGGTGGCGATCGTCGACGAGATCGAGAGCCCGCGCTTCCCGAACGCCCGGTTCACCGCCGCGTACTGA
- a CDS encoding DUF6642 family protein, producing MARGGVFCIEGQWHRDLNERGSVLPTLELLERLGRIRFIHKDAATRDELFYFLDRWLLKQYADYRVGFFAMHGEPSRLCLTDWDSVDLTDVAERMAGRCEGRRLYFGSCSVLRASDATLRDFLDVTGAALICGFTREVDWVESAAFETVLLDVLANGQRHNAAEQRMGSAHWAPLASYLGFRVIYANGRAWRPATRPRVPAQAAPRRAAGRPR from the coding sequence AGCGGGGTTCCGTCCTGCCCACCCTCGAACTGCTCGAACGCCTCGGCCGGATCCGCTTCATCCACAAGGACGCCGCCACCCGCGACGAGCTCTTCTACTTCCTGGACCGCTGGCTGCTCAAGCAGTACGCCGACTACCGGGTCGGGTTCTTCGCCATGCACGGCGAACCGAGCCGGCTCTGCCTCACCGACTGGGACTCGGTCGACCTGACCGACGTGGCCGAGCGGATGGCCGGCCGGTGCGAGGGACGCCGGCTCTATTTCGGCAGCTGTTCGGTGCTGCGCGCCTCCGACGCCACGCTGCGCGACTTCCTCGACGTGACCGGCGCGGCCCTGATCTGCGGTTTCACCCGCGAGGTCGACTGGGTGGAGTCCGCCGCCTTCGAGACCGTGCTGCTCGACGTGCTCGCCAACGGGCAGCGGCACAACGCCGCCGAACAGCGGATGGGCTCGGCGCACTGGGCGCCGCTCGCGTCGTACCTCGGTTTCCGGGTGATCTATGCCAACGGCCGGGCGTGGCGGCCGGCGACCCGGCCCCGGGTGCCGGCGCAGGCGGCGCCGCGTCGCGCGGCCGGCCGCCCCCGCTGA